A region of the Vicinamibacteria bacterium genome:
GGCTGCCGGAGCGGGCCCCGTCCCGTTGACGAAGACGACCCGGTCTTCTTCGGCCAAATAGGCGAGAAGGAATCCATCTCCTCCAATGCCAGCCTGGTGCTGCTCGACGACGCCCGTCATGTAGAAGACGGCGACAGCAGCGTCGATGGCGTTGCCGCCCGCTTCCAGAACCTTCATGCCCGCCATTGCTTCGAGCGGGTGCTCGGCGGCCACCATGCCCTGTGTCCCCATGACCACCGGGCGCCAAAAGGGCCGTTCGGGGGAAGCCGCTGTTACGAGAGACGTCGCGAACACCACAGTCAGGAGAAGTCGGACCGTGCTCATTTCCCCTCCTATTCAGCCCAGGATGATACGTATCCTCATGCCATCAGTCGAGGAAGCGGTGCGATTCGTCAGATCCCGGAAGCTGGCAGGCGTCGAGTTTCCCGAACCACCGGTAGCGGTTTCGCGCGATGACGCCATAAATGCCGTCCCGGATCGCTCTCGGGATCCACCTGAGCCAAGACAGGGCACGCCAGATTCCCCCGAGGTCTCGAAGAATCATCAGAGCGGCGTCGGACCTCTCGTAGACCATTTCGTTTTCGGTGTCGACCTCTCGTGCATAGAGGACGGTTGCGAGTGAGCGATCGGCCTTCGGGTGTCGAGCCAGTATCTGGCGGGCCGTCTCCCCTTGAAGGGGAGCGAAGCTCAAGACTTCGCCATCGTCCTTGGCCAGGAGGAATCGCATCGACCGGTCGCAGAGAACGCAGACTCCATCGAAGAGCACCACGTTGCGTCGACGGCCGTTGTGCGTCGCTGGCAAGGACGTCTCGAGTGCGCCGCTCAGGTCGGCTCGACCACGCCGATGTAAGGCAAAGTGCGGAATTGGTCGGCGTAATCGAGCCCGTATCCCACCACCCATCGGTCGGGGATGGTGAAGCCGAGGTAGTCGACCTCGCTCGGTACCTGAAGGCGGTCGGGTTTCTGAAGCAGGGCGCAGGTCTTGAGGGATGCGGGCCTTCTCGCGCGGAGAGTCTGCCGTAGATACTCCAGGGTGTAGCCCGTATCCACGATGTCCTCGACGATGAGGACGTGCTGGCCCTCGATGGGTGTGCGGACGTCCATTACGAGCCGGACCGCGCCTCCGGTCGTGGACTCGTCCTCGTAGCTCGAGATCGCGATGAAATCGACGCGCCGCGGAACCGTCAGCCGTCGCGACAGGTCGGCGAGAAAGATGAACGCACCACGAAGGACGCCGATGAGATAGAGCTCGGGCGTGTCGGCATAATCGGCGCTGATGCGCCGGGCGATCTCCTCGACGCGAGCCTTGAGGTCGGCCTCGCTGATGAGGATTTCTGGGTCCCCGGTTTTCACGTCTAAATCCTACCTCATCGCGTGATGGGGGCGGGCGCAAGTCGGCACCCATGGGACAAAGCGCCCCGACCTGCGGCAAGGATGGAGCAAGGGGTGCTCCGCCTGTCCGCCGTGCCGAAGCCTCGGCGACCGCTCTGCCTGTCCCGGGACCAGGGCAATAAGAGAACCTCAGGCGGTTGGCCTATACAGATGATCCGTATAAAATGTACGTGTAACAAGTATCGGAGGCGGACGTGGCAGCAACTCTCAAGAAGAAGACCTATAACCTCGACGCTCAGATCATCGAACGGGTTCGGCGGCTTCTGCACGCGAAGACGGAAACCGAAGCCATCCAAAAGGCTCTGCAGAAGACGATCGACGACTCCGAGATCGAGGAGGCCCTGGAGAAGATGCTTGCCGAAGGTCGTTTTCGACCGACCTATCGATGAAGGTCCTCATCGACACCAGCATTTATGTCGGCGCCGTCCGCTCTGCGGAAGAGAGATCTCGCTTTCAGGCGACTTTTTTCCCGCTCATTCCCATCACGTATCTGTCCGCCGTCGTGGCGTACGAGCTATACGTGAACGCGCGTGACCGCACAACCCGGCGACTCGTGGAGCGGTTCACCAAGCCCATGGAGCGGACCGGACGCGTCGCCTCACCCTTGTTCACGGATTGGATCGCGGCAGCGCGGATCGTCTCCACGATTCAGGAGGAAGACCGAGCATTCAAGAGCAAGCTTCCAAGGTTGCTCAACGATATCTTGATTGCCCTCTCGGCTCGACGGATCGGAGCAACTCTCTTTACCCACAATGCGCAGGACTTCCGGCTCATCTCGCGACACCTCGATTACTCACTCAGTGTCGTCGAGTGAGTCTATGCCCAAGTGGCAAATCGTGGTGCACGTTACATTGGGGCTAGCAGATCGCGCGCACGCACCTCTCGAGGAGCCGTGAGAGATGTTGCGCGAATTGGTCCCAGCAGCGGCTCGAGATGAGGGTCTCGGCCTTCATTCGTGCTGGAGCGCCACCACGGGATCTACCTTCGTCGCCCGTCGTGCCGGTATATAGGCGGCGAGGACGCTCACTCCGCCGAGAAGGAGCGCAACCCCGGACAGCGTGCTGGGATCCCTAGGGCTCATTCCGTAAAGGAGGTGGGACAGAAATCCGGCCAGAAAAACGCACGCGACAGCGCCGAGTGCAATCCCCGACCCCGCGAGTATGAGACCATCGCGCAGGACGAGGCTCATCACGCTCCGCCTCTCCGCTCCGAGTGCGAGCCGGAGCCCGAGCTCTCTCGTGCGCAGGCTGACCGCATAGGAGAGAACGCCCCCCAGTCCGACGGCGGCGAGCAGAACGGTGAGGCCGGCGAAGAGGGTGAAGAGCCCGAGGGGCAGTTTTCGCGAGTCCACTGAGCCGGAGACGATCTCCTCGCCCGTCGAGATTCGAGCGAGGACCATCTCCCGATCGATGGCTCGCACGGTTTCCCGAAGCACGGGAAGCGCGGCGAGAGGTTCGCCGGCCGTTCGTGTCACGATGACGGCGAGGTGATACGGGTTCTGCAGCTGAGGCCAGAACATTTCCGGCTCGGGCTTCTGATCCAGGCCGCTCTGTCTCACGTTTCCGACCACGCCGACGACGGTTCGATGCGGTTCCTGTCCCACACCAATGCGCGCCCCGAGAGGATCCCGTCCTGGCCAGAAGCGGTCGGCCATGGCCTGGTTCACGATCGCGACCGGGGATGCTTCGATCCCGTCGGCAACGGTGAAGTCCCGGCCGCGAAGCAGCGGAATACCCATGGTTTGGAAGTAGTCCGGGCTCACGAGGTTGAAATTCGCGTTCAGTCCCTGACCCGGCGGGCGTGGAGGATCGCCGACGATGAAGAAGTACCGGCCCCCCGACGGACCTTGAAGTGGAAGAGCGGTCACCGTCGCCGCAGAAATGACATCGGGAGAGGCGGAAAGGCGATCCTGGAGCTCGCGGAAAAAGATGGCACGCGACTCGGGGCTCGGATAGCGGGCCTCCGGAAGAGAGACGCCTGCGGTCAGAAGGCTCTCGTGATGGAAGCCGGGCTCGACGTCGAGGAGGCGAACGACGCTGCGTGCCAGGAGCGCCGAGCCCGTTGCGAGGATGAGCGCGACGGCCACCTGGGTTACAACGAGCGCCTGACGAAGCCGGCGGCCTCGGGGCAAGAAGCCCCTTGCGGTCAGATTCGACATCGGCGCTGCCTGCGACGAGCCCTGGAGAGCCGGCGCGATCCCGAAGAAGACTCCGCTCGAGAGCGACGTGACGAGCGTGAAGGCCATGACCGCTCCGTCGAGACCGATCTCTCCCGCGCGTGGAAGGACCGTGGGTGGAAGTCCGCGCAAAGCGTCGATGCTCCACACCGCCAGGAGCGTTCCCATGAGACCGCCTCCCAGCGCGAGGAGTAGGCTCTCGGTGAGGAGCTGTCGAACGAGCCTCGTGCGCCGGGCACCGAGCGACACTCGAAGGGCCATCTCTCGGCTCCGCCCGGTGGCCCTGGCGAGCAGAAGGTTGGCTACGTTCGTGCAGGCAACGATCAGAAGCAGGGCCACTGCAACCGAGAGGATTCGCAAAGCGGGCCGGACGTCTCCCACCAACTCGTCCTTGAGCGAACGGACGCTCGCGCCGTGACCGCGGTTGACGGCGTGCTCCTTTTCGAGCGTTGCCGCAAGCGCTTCCATTCGCTCTCCCGCTTCGAGCAGGGAGACGCCGGGACGCAAACGGGCGATGACCCGGAGAGTGTGGAGCGCACGCACCTGGCGTTCTGCTCGGTCGAGCCCAAGGGGAATCCAGAGCTCCGTCGCTGAACGAGGAAAGGAGAGGGAGGGAGAGAGAACTCCTACCACACGGCGCGGAATCCCGTCGACGACGAGCGTGCGCCCCACGGCGGAAGAATCGGAGCCGAAGAGTCGACGAAAGATTCCATCGTCGAGCACTACGACCGGAGGGGCTCCGGGCTCGTCGTCCCGCTCGTCGAAGAGCCGACCGTAAGCCGCGGGAGCGCCCAAGACCCTGAAGAAGTCCGCCGATACCGCGGCGCCTTCCACCTGGATCGGTTCCCCTTCGCCACTCACCCCAACGCTTCTCGGGACGTAGGCCGCCATCGACTCGAAGACCTCGTTGAGGGAAGCCCAATCGAAGAAATCGGCGGGTGAGACGGGATTTCGTTCGCGGCCGAGCTGGGGACGTGTCTCCCAGACCTGAACGAGACCAGCCGAATCCGGGTACGGCAGAGGGCGCAGGAGCACGCCATTGACGACGGAAAAAAGCGAGGTCGAAAGTGCGATCCCGAGCGCGAGCGTGGCGAGGACGGCAGCCGAGAGGCCGTGGTTTCGGAGCAGCGACCGGGCGCCGAATCGAATGTCTTGCCAGAGCCCGGTCATATTCAGCTGTCGCTGCAACTCCGATGCCATGCGTTCGCGCGCGCCGTTTCAGGTCAGTCGGCGCGGCCGTGTCTCTCCCTGGGAAGCCGCCGTCCGAACGCGGGACACTCGGGTCGGCAGGCATTAACGAAAAAGCTCGATGCGGGTATGCTCTGACCATGAAAGTCATAGCCGATCTCTGCATCGTGCCCCTGGGGGTGGGAACTTCGGTCTCCAAGTACATTGCCGCATGTCAGCGGGTGCTGAGCGGGCCCGGGCTCGAGATTCGCATGCACGCTTACGGCACGAACATCGAGGGCGAATGGGACGCCGTCTTCGACGCTATCAAGCGATGCCACGAGGTGGTCCACGAGATGGGCGCCCCGCGCATCCACACGAACATCAAATGCGGCACGAGAACGGACCGGGAGCAGACCATGGCGGAGAAGATCGAAAGCGTTCGCGCGAAGCTTTCGGATGGGGGCTAGCGAGGGCGTTGCTCGCGGACGCGGATTCGGTTCTGGACCGAGCGGACGCCGAACGTGTTCAATACCAGGCCCTCGGCGACCATCCTCTGCAATACTTC
Encoded here:
- a CDS encoding MTH1187 family thiamine-binding protein, whose translation is MKVIADLCIVPLGVGTSVSKYIAACQRVLSGPGLEIRMHAYGTNIEGEWDAVFDAIKRCHEVVHEMGAPRIHTNIKCGTRTDREQTMAEKIESVRAKLSDGG
- the hpt gene encoding hypoxanthine phosphoribosyltransferase yields the protein MKTGDPEILISEADLKARVEEIARRISADYADTPELYLIGVLRGAFIFLADLSRRLTVPRRVDFIAISSYEDESTTGGAVRLVMDVRTPIEGQHVLIVEDIVDTGYTLEYLRQTLRARRPASLKTCALLQKPDRLQVPSEVDYLGFTIPDRWVVGYGLDYADQFRTLPYIGVVEPT
- a CDS encoding DCC1-like thiol-disulfide oxidoreductase family protein; translation: MPATHNGRRRNVVLFDGVCVLCDRSMRFLLAKDDGEVLSFAPLQGETARQILARHPKADRSLATVLYAREVDTENEMVYERSDAALMILRDLGGIWRALSWLRWIPRAIRDGIYGVIARNRYRWFGKLDACQLPGSDESHRFLD
- a CDS encoding type II toxin-antitoxin system VapC family toxin → MKVLIDTSIYVGAVRSAEERSRFQATFFPLIPITYLSAVVAYELYVNARDRTTRRLVERFTKPMERTGRVASPLFTDWIAAARIVSTIQEEDRAFKSKLPRLLNDILIALSARRIGATLFTHNAQDFRLISRHLDYSLSVVE
- a CDS encoding ABC transporter permease, yielding MASELQRQLNMTGLWQDIRFGARSLLRNHGLSAAVLATLALGIALSTSLFSVVNGVLLRPLPYPDSAGLVQVWETRPQLGRERNPVSPADFFDWASLNEVFESMAAYVPRSVGVSGEGEPIQVEGAAVSADFFRVLGAPAAYGRLFDERDDEPGAPPVVVLDDGIFRRLFGSDSSAVGRTLVVDGIPRRVVGVLSPSLSFPRSATELWIPLGLDRAERQVRALHTLRVIARLRPGVSLLEAGERMEALAATLEKEHAVNRGHGASVRSLKDELVGDVRPALRILSVAVALLLIVACTNVANLLLARATGRSREMALRVSLGARRTRLVRQLLTESLLLALGGGLMGTLLAVWSIDALRGLPPTVLPRAGEIGLDGAVMAFTLVTSLSSGVFFGIAPALQGSSQAAPMSNLTARGFLPRGRRLRQALVVTQVAVALILATGSALLARSVVRLLDVEPGFHHESLLTAGVSLPEARYPSPESRAIFFRELQDRLSASPDVISAATVTALPLQGPSGGRYFFIVGDPPRPPGQGLNANFNLVSPDYFQTMGIPLLRGRDFTVADGIEASPVAIVNQAMADRFWPGRDPLGARIGVGQEPHRTVVGVVGNVRQSGLDQKPEPEMFWPQLQNPYHLAVIVTRTAGEPLAALPVLRETVRAIDREMVLARISTGEEIVSGSVDSRKLPLGLFTLFAGLTVLLAAVGLGGVLSYAVSLRTRELGLRLALGAERRSVMSLVLRDGLILAGSGIALGAVACVFLAGFLSHLLYGMSPRDPSTLSGVALLLGGVSVLAAYIPARRATKVDPVVALQHE
- a CDS encoding gamma-glutamyltransferase; this translates as MSTVRLLLTVVFATSLVTAASPERPFWRPVVMGTQGMVAAEHPLEAMAGMKVLEAGGNAIDAAVAVFYMTGVVEQHQAGIGGDGFLLAYLAEEDRVVFVNGTGPAPAA